The Aureispira anguillae genome contains a region encoding:
- a CDS encoding serine hydrolase domain-containing protein, with translation MNEILYQPIAPNYWPTQKWKTSSPEEQGVNADKLVEMIAYYHKKRLKNKSLIIDSITIIRNEHIIADLYFNPLFPKDKKHIINSCTKSVLSILIGIAIKEGYIKNVSVPILEIFEATNNKKIDTRLEALTIKDLLTMKTGWHSQDSYLYRWVGLFKMQATEDWTTYILNLPFETSPNKRFDYSNMASFLLSAVLTRATGMDSLSFAQKHLFTPLGIKDICWDQSPKGIYIGFARMWLKPHDMAKIGLLYLQKGKWENQQIVPTTWVEASIKAHSFPKQYRYIYKENRKIDFGKSGGNWVFSNLIRPFTDGYGYQWWLDKSGIFSAIGVGGQYIMVMPKENLIVTVTSKLTGKDSFLPVTLLKNFIIPAIETKNTLAPNQVAGEKLSSYSTAPPLQSEGTKQSFKLPSFAKEITHKVYSLKTSIASNPWMHDHLMLEFDSNLNYAVFSYTLAPNKRIRYEVGLNNQYRISNCKDKSYAAIGKWTTPNTFIIDYELIGYSSRGKWILVFNKNEIEVTEIGMTGQYNYHGLMIKNS, from the coding sequence ATGAATGAAATTTTATACCAACCTATTGCCCCCAACTATTGGCCAACTCAAAAATGGAAAACATCTTCACCTGAAGAACAAGGCGTAAACGCTGACAAACTCGTTGAAATGATTGCTTATTATCATAAAAAACGATTAAAAAACAAGTCCCTAATCATTGATTCAATAACGATTATTCGCAATGAACATATCATTGCAGATTTGTATTTCAATCCTTTATTCCCAAAAGATAAAAAGCACATTATCAATTCGTGTACAAAAAGTGTTCTATCAATACTAATTGGTATTGCAATTAAAGAAGGTTATATAAAAAATGTTTCTGTACCTATTCTCGAAATTTTTGAGGCTACCAATAACAAAAAGATTGATACACGACTAGAAGCATTAACGATCAAAGACTTACTAACAATGAAGACGGGCTGGCATAGCCAAGATTCATATTTATATCGTTGGGTAGGTTTATTTAAGATGCAAGCAACAGAAGACTGGACAACATATATTTTGAATTTACCTTTTGAAACAAGTCCTAACAAACGCTTTGATTATAGCAATATGGCCTCGTTCTTACTTTCTGCGGTTCTAACAAGGGCGACAGGTATGGATAGCTTGTCTTTTGCTCAAAAACACCTTTTCACTCCTCTTGGTATTAAAGATATTTGTTGGGATCAAAGTCCTAAAGGAATATACATTGGGTTTGCAAGAATGTGGTTAAAACCGCATGACATGGCAAAAATTGGATTGCTTTATCTCCAAAAAGGAAAATGGGAAAATCAACAAATTGTACCTACAACTTGGGTTGAAGCATCCATTAAAGCCCATAGTTTTCCCAAACAGTACCGATATATATATAAAGAAAATCGGAAAATCGATTTTGGCAAAAGTGGTGGGAACTGGGTATTTTCCAACCTTATTAGACCGTTTACAGATGGCTATGGCTACCAATGGTGGTTGGATAAATCGGGAATATTTTCAGCCATTGGAGTTGGTGGGCAATACATCATGGTCATGCCCAAAGAAAATTTAATTGTAACAGTTACCAGCAAACTAACAGGTAAAGACTCTTTTTTACCCGTAACGCTCTTAAAAAACTTTATTATTCCTGCTATTGAGACAAAAAACACACTAGCTCCCAATCAAGTTGCAGGAGAAAAACTTTCCTCTTACTCAACAGCCCCACCCCTTCAATCAGAAGGAACTAAACAAAGCTTTAAACTGCCTTCTTTTGCTAAAGAAATAACTCATAAGGTTTATTCATTAAAGACAAGCATAGCTTCAAATCCTTGGATGCATGATCATTTAATGCTTGAATTTGATTCCAATTTAAATTATGCTGTATTTAGCTATACCTTAGCTCCCAATAAAAGGATTAGATATGAAGTTGGCTTAAATAATCAATACCGAATCAGTAATTGTAAGGACAAATCCTATGCAGCTATTGGGAAATGGACTACACCAAATACATTTATAATAGATTATGAACTCATTGGCTATTCTTCTAGGGGTAAATGGATTTTGGTTTTTAACAAGAATGAAATTGAAGTAACAGAAATAGGAATGACAGGTCAATATAACTATCATGGGCTAATGATAAAAAACAGTTAG
- a CDS encoding pentapeptide repeat-containing protein, with translation MVSKNYIEAFNNLAKELARHSKVELLGYHTFSPLHLQEIEALEAKYNCQLDEAIRTFYTQTNGLQMRWMLKSNPYYQTTKYPPFHRSTAPVAWDYVTDDFEKEDGCVFLLPLEEVLRKVVSPNVEQQDVIIDKKKYSPIDFYAGIRSFDCFSYYCNMALFLRKGQAPLVFLGDEMGTCYLDSRPTNFATYLDFVLASKAVCARRKTFFGQPKGYQEALLEFLPTKLQQHWTLERLVLSQEFALADRLGSSTRHIKSLKMQEKAYHSPVFTREALDETIRAHHEFLNAGGLGGHWQLITIQGRTLGIYKSGAISKGKQAILDMRRIDSEIELQEIYLPYSSWCGVYAKNQDFSDANLIGSLLTDANLERAIFAEATLENVDFSRSNLKGASFMNANLRGADFENCNLTGADFRGAVLTGSQFRGAILKDVLR, from the coding sequence TTGGTCTCTAAGAATTATATAGAAGCCTTTAATAACCTAGCAAAAGAATTAGCCCGTCATTCCAAAGTGGAGCTGTTGGGCTATCATACTTTTTCGCCCCTGCACTTGCAGGAAATAGAAGCACTAGAAGCAAAATATAATTGCCAATTGGATGAGGCTATTCGAACTTTTTATACACAGACCAATGGTTTGCAAATGCGTTGGATGCTAAAAAGCAATCCTTATTATCAGACCACTAAATATCCACCTTTTCATCGTTCTACAGCTCCTGTTGCTTGGGATTATGTAACCGATGATTTTGAAAAAGAAGATGGCTGTGTATTTTTACTGCCCTTGGAGGAAGTCTTGCGAAAGGTTGTTTCTCCCAATGTAGAGCAACAGGATGTTATCATTGACAAAAAAAAGTATTCACCCATTGATTTTTATGCTGGAATTCGATCGTTTGACTGCTTTTCCTATTATTGCAATATGGCCTTGTTTTTAAGAAAAGGACAGGCACCTTTAGTTTTTTTAGGCGATGAAATGGGTACTTGTTATTTAGATTCTAGACCAACCAATTTTGCTACCTATTTAGATTTTGTCCTAGCTTCAAAGGCTGTTTGTGCAAGGCGGAAGACCTTTTTTGGTCAGCCCAAGGGCTATCAAGAAGCCTTGTTGGAATTTCTCCCCACTAAGCTACAGCAACATTGGACCTTGGAGCGGTTAGTGCTGAGTCAAGAATTTGCGCTTGCAGATCGCTTAGGGAGTTCTACAAGACATATTAAGAGCTTAAAGATGCAAGAAAAAGCTTATCATAGCCCTGTGTTTACAAGGGAGGCATTGGATGAAACCATAAGAGCTCATCACGAATTTTTAAACGCTGGAGGGCTTGGGGGGCATTGGCAATTAATTACAATTCAAGGAAGAACATTAGGCATCTATAAAAGCGGGGCAATTAGTAAGGGGAAGCAGGCTATTCTAGATATGCGAAGAATAGACTCAGAGATAGAACTACAAGAAATTTATTTGCCTTATTCTAGTTGGTGTGGTGTTTATGCCAAAAATCAGGATTTTAGTGATGCTAATTTGATAGGTAGCCTGCTCACCGATGCCAATTTGGAGCGTGCCATCTTTGCAGAAGCCACACTCGAAAATGTTGATTTTTCACGTTCTAACCTTAAAGGGGCTAGTTTTATGAATGCTAATTTGCGGGGTGCTGATTTTGAAAATTGTAATTTGACAGGTGCTGATTTTCGAGGGGCAGTTTTGACGGGGAGTCAATTTCGAGGAGCCATACTCAAAGATGTGTTGCGGTAG
- a CDS encoding arginase produces the protein MTNKNDKIRILEVPSELGAGTRGASLGIGAIKVAALNAGNKYFSKYTSTIIPNENELLFEDSPTQYANYIDGIVKVYNYVSHYVSEEVTYNKRFPIVLAGDHSTAGATITGIKKSNPNKRLGVIWIDAHADLHTPYTTPSGNVHGMPLAVCLGIDNIEHQRNDIPKEIAEHWHRLKHMGDVYPKIEANDLVFIALRDTEEEEDFLTNRLGIRNFAVDEVREKGTTQIVKEVLSYLHNCDMIYISFDVDSMDCHLVSKGTGTPVPHGLSEEEATDLVCGLVADPKTCCLEVTEVNPTLDDKCNTMAETAFRVLDRATNIVKNR, from the coding sequence ATGACGAATAAAAATGATAAAATTAGAATACTAGAAGTTCCTTCTGAATTAGGGGCAGGCACTCGTGGCGCTAGTTTAGGAATTGGAGCAATTAAAGTTGCTGCGCTCAATGCTGGCAACAAGTATTTTTCTAAATATACTTCTACCATAATTCCCAATGAAAACGAATTGCTTTTTGAGGATAGTCCTACCCAATATGCCAACTATATAGATGGTATTGTTAAGGTTTATAACTATGTCTCTCATTATGTTTCTGAAGAGGTGACGTACAACAAACGTTTTCCGATTGTATTGGCAGGGGATCACTCTACTGCGGGGGCAACCATTACAGGCATCAAAAAATCAAATCCAAACAAACGCTTAGGGGTAATTTGGATTGATGCACATGCCGACCTTCATACCCCCTATACGACTCCTTCTGGCAATGTTCATGGCATGCCTTTAGCGGTCTGTCTAGGGATTGATAATATAGAACATCAGCGCAATGATATTCCAAAAGAAATCGCTGAACATTGGCATCGCCTAAAACATATGGGAGATGTCTATCCTAAAATTGAAGCCAACGATTTAGTCTTTATTGCTCTACGGGATACCGAAGAAGAAGAAGATTTTTTGACCAATCGTCTAGGAATTAGAAACTTTGCGGTTGATGAGGTTCGAGAAAAAGGGACTACACAAATTGTAAAAGAAGTCTTATCCTATTTGCACAACTGCGACATGATTTACATTTCGTTTGATGTTGATAGCATGGATTGTCATCTAGTGTCCAAAGGCACGGGAACACCTGTTCCACACGGATTATCAGAAGAAGAAGCAACAGATTTGGTTTGTGGTCTGGTCGCAGATCCCAAAACCTGTTGTTTGGAAGTAACGGAAGTTAATCCCACCTTAGACGATAAATGCAATACAATGGCGGAAACCGCCTTCCGAGTATTAGATAGAGCTACTAATATCGTCAAAAATAGATAA
- the rpsT gene encoding 30S ribosomal protein S20: MANHKSAKKRMRQDAKKRLHNRFYKKTTRTAISRLRGMEDQKEATAFLPKVVSMIDRLAKKNQIHKNKAANLKGKLARYVGSLAK, encoded by the coding sequence ATGGCAAACCATAAATCAGCAAAAAAACGTATGCGTCAAGACGCAAAAAAAAGACTACACAACCGTTTTTACAAAAAAACAACTCGTACTGCTATTAGCAGATTGCGTGGAATGGAAGATCAAAAAGAAGCAACTGCCTTTTTGCCTAAAGTAGTTTCTATGATTGATCGTTTGGCTAAGAAAAACCAAATCCATAAGAACAAAGCAGCCAACCTAAAAGGAAAATTGGCTAGATACGTTGGTAGCTTAGCAAAATAA
- a CDS encoding 2-oxoglutarate dehydrogenase E1 component produces MDYSFISNAHPAYIEGLYKQYTENPESVAEGWKEFFAGFDYAMQNGTEEGNSTIDTSSFSSPKETAVLTLIQAYRMRGHLASTTNPIRERKFRFPSLDLAYFGLSEADLNSQFISGSEIGLPNATLADILKKLKAVYCSNIGFEFAHIDNQDKYQWLLQRIEKIESGNYGHSLEKKRRILEKLNGATGFENFLGKKYVAQKRFGLEGGESAIPALDAMINKAASQEVEEVVIGMAHRGRLNVLANIMGKTYEYIFSEFEGNIPEDTIFGDGDVKYHLGYSSQVTTPEGFNVHLKLVPNPSHLEAVNPVVQGFARAKADLLYRSDFDKILPILIHGDAAIAGQGVVYEVVQMSQLEGYYTGGTIHFVINNQIGFTTDFEDARSSTYCTAAAGLVQAPVFHVNGDDPEAVLFAAELAAEYRQEFNNDVFIDMVCYRKHGHNEGDDPKFTQPKFYDLIKKHKNTRTIYSEKLIANGEIEGALAKQMNKEFDALLQAKFSQAKEETPEYEYQTPELAWRKLKTHTSPEDYLTSPQTGVQKEVVTSVLTSLQNIPEDFTPLPKFKRLLKRAQELIDRELIDWSMGEHLAYGSLLLEGHDIRLSGQDVKRGTFSHRNAVLYDAKTNQQYNRFNDLAQEQGEFRIHNSLLSEFAVLGFEFGYSLASPDPLVIWEAQFGDFANGAQTMFDQFISSSESKWQRMTGLVMLLPHGYEGQGPEHSSARLERYLQSCAEFNMTVANVTTPANFFHLMRRQQARPFRKPLVVMSPKKLLRPKDLNRSNEEVLYRECVSSFEDLTQGSFQEVYDDPKITTQQQAENVKRVLCCSGKIYYELLDKKVADQRDDIAIVRLEQLYPFPIEQVKEAIKKYRHAEWFWVQEEPSNMGAWQYILAFYRNYGIQLVARKSSASPATGFKKVHQAQQENILLRAFGEIENTSSAAREQNVMINDKATDRKSKNGDALKADDLTSLKGLGKVVAGQLETVGITTFKQLAMLSSKEVNSLNKQIPGFGAKYKRYDWKTQAKVLN; encoded by the coding sequence ATGGACTATTCATTTATTTCAAATGCACACCCAGCCTATATAGAAGGCTTGTACAAACAATACACAGAAAACCCAGAATCTGTTGCAGAAGGATGGAAAGAATTTTTTGCAGGTTTTGATTATGCCATGCAAAATGGTACAGAAGAAGGAAACTCAACGATAGATACATCGTCTTTTTCTTCGCCCAAGGAGACTGCTGTTCTTACGCTTATCCAAGCCTATAGAATGCGTGGGCATTTGGCATCAACAACCAACCCAATTAGAGAACGTAAATTCCGTTTCCCTAGCCTTGATTTAGCTTATTTTGGTCTATCTGAGGCAGATTTAAACAGCCAATTTATTTCAGGAAGTGAGATTGGTCTTCCCAATGCTACACTAGCTGATATTCTAAAGAAGTTGAAAGCTGTTTATTGTAGTAATATTGGATTTGAATTTGCCCATATCGACAATCAGGATAAATACCAATGGTTGCTTCAACGAATTGAAAAAATTGAATCTGGCAATTATGGGCATAGTCTAGAGAAGAAACGTCGTATTTTAGAAAAATTGAATGGCGCAACTGGCTTTGAAAATTTCTTAGGCAAAAAGTATGTCGCTCAAAAACGCTTTGGTCTAGAAGGTGGTGAATCTGCTATCCCTGCACTAGATGCTATGATCAATAAAGCTGCTAGCCAAGAAGTAGAGGAAGTAGTTATTGGAATGGCACATCGTGGGCGTTTGAATGTATTGGCCAATATCATGGGCAAAACATACGAGTATATTTTTAGTGAATTTGAAGGCAATATACCTGAAGATACTATTTTTGGAGATGGAGATGTCAAATATCATTTGGGGTATTCATCGCAAGTAACAACACCTGAAGGATTTAATGTCCACCTGAAATTGGTTCCAAACCCATCTCATCTAGAGGCCGTTAATCCTGTGGTTCAAGGTTTTGCTAGAGCCAAAGCAGATTTATTATATCGTTCTGATTTTGATAAAATTCTACCTATTCTTATACATGGAGATGCGGCTATTGCTGGTCAAGGAGTAGTATATGAAGTAGTACAAATGAGTCAGTTAGAGGGCTATTATACTGGAGGTACGATTCACTTTGTTATCAACAACCAGATCGGTTTTACAACGGATTTTGAAGATGCTCGTTCATCGACCTATTGTACTGCTGCTGCTGGCTTAGTTCAGGCTCCTGTGTTTCATGTTAATGGAGATGATCCAGAAGCCGTATTATTTGCTGCTGAATTGGCGGCTGAGTATCGTCAAGAGTTCAATAATGATGTATTTATAGATATGGTTTGTTATCGTAAACATGGGCATAATGAAGGAGATGATCCTAAATTTACACAGCCTAAGTTCTACGATTTAATCAAAAAACATAAGAATACACGTACCATTTATAGTGAGAAGTTAATTGCCAATGGAGAGATTGAAGGAGCTTTGGCGAAACAAATGAACAAAGAGTTTGATGCTTTGTTGCAAGCTAAATTTTCACAGGCAAAAGAAGAGACTCCTGAATATGAGTACCAAACACCTGAATTAGCTTGGCGCAAACTCAAAACACATACTAGCCCAGAGGATTATTTGACTTCTCCTCAAACAGGTGTTCAAAAAGAGGTAGTGACTTCTGTTTTAACTTCTTTGCAGAATATTCCTGAGGATTTTACACCACTCCCAAAATTCAAACGCCTTTTAAAACGTGCGCAAGAGTTGATTGATAGAGAATTGATAGATTGGTCGATGGGAGAGCATCTTGCTTATGGTTCCTTGTTGTTAGAGGGACATGATATTCGCTTGAGTGGTCAAGATGTAAAACGAGGAACATTCTCACATCGTAATGCTGTTTTGTATGATGCAAAAACCAATCAACAGTACAATCGCTTTAATGATCTAGCCCAAGAACAGGGCGAATTTAGAATTCACAATTCATTACTTTCTGAGTTTGCAGTTCTAGGTTTTGAATTTGGATACTCTTTGGCAAGCCCAGATCCATTAGTAATTTGGGAAGCTCAGTTTGGAGATTTTGCCAATGGTGCCCAAACCATGTTTGATCAGTTTATTTCTTCTTCAGAAAGCAAATGGCAGCGTATGACAGGTTTGGTTATGTTGTTGCCGCATGGATACGAAGGACAGGGACCTGAACATTCTAGCGCTCGATTAGAACGCTATTTACAGAGTTGTGCAGAATTTAATATGACCGTTGCCAACGTAACAACTCCCGCCAACTTCTTCCACCTAATGCGTCGTCAACAAGCAAGACCATTCCGCAAACCATTGGTCGTAATGAGTCCTAAAAAACTATTGCGTCCTAAAGATTTAAATCGTTCCAACGAAGAAGTCTTGTACAGAGAATGTGTTTCTTCTTTTGAAGATTTGACACAAGGTTCGTTTCAAGAAGTCTATGACGATCCTAAAATCACAACTCAACAACAAGCAGAAAACGTTAAACGAGTACTTTGTTGCTCAGGAAAGATTTATTACGAACTATTAGACAAAAAAGTAGCCGATCAACGAGATGATATTGCAATTGTTCGTTTAGAACAGCTTTATCCGTTTCCGATCGAACAGGTCAAAGAAGCCATTAAAAAATACCGTCATGCAGAATGGTTCTGGGTTCAAGAAGAACCTTCTAATATGGGGGCTTGGCAATATATTTTAGCATTTTATCGCAATTATGGTATCCAATTGGTCGCTAGAAAATCTAGTGCTTCACCTGCTACTGGTTTCAAAAAAGTACATCAAGCACAACAAGAAAATATTCTATTGCGTGCTTTTGGCGAAATTGAGAACACAAGCAGTGCTGCTAGAGAGCAAAATGTCATGATTAATGACAAGGCAACAGATCGCAAAAGCAAAAATGGGGATGCCTTAAAAGCCGATGACTTAACGTCTCTTAAAGGACTGGGTAAGGTTGTTGCGGGGCAATTGGAAACAGTTGGTATCACTACCTTTAAACAGTTAGCTATGCTTTCTAGTAAAGAAGTGAACAGCCTAAACAAACAAATTCCTGGTTTTGGAGCCAAATACAAACGTTACGATTGGAAAACGCAAGCAAAAGTGCTGAATTAG
- a CDS encoding SRPBCC family protein translates to MSTLFILFILLGLFFLTIVLAGLFLPASWVVEKAELVHATPKELFPLINSLEKWSNWTVWTSDDLTLEYSEQKEGLGAVQIWKSNKINGKLTITESSLNKEIKYQFDIAEGQLTLLGTIVLAVADTNYTQIAWRCQLQELKDSNPVRRYQAFFLKNYFDTTIEESLTSIVSMFNSEQL, encoded by the coding sequence ATGTCAACACTCTTTATTTTATTTATTTTATTGGGTCTTTTTTTTCTAACCATTGTTTTGGCAGGGTTATTTCTACCTGCTTCTTGGGTTGTTGAAAAAGCAGAATTGGTTCATGCAACACCAAAAGAACTATTCCCCTTGATTAATTCATTAGAAAAATGGTCCAATTGGACGGTTTGGACATCTGATGATTTGACGCTGGAGTATTCAGAACAAAAAGAAGGATTAGGAGCTGTCCAAATCTGGAAAAGCAATAAAATCAATGGCAAATTAACCATTACCGAAAGTTCTTTAAACAAAGAAATAAAATATCAGTTTGATATAGCAGAAGGGCAATTAACGCTCTTAGGAACTATTGTGTTGGCGGTTGCTGACACCAATTATACCCAAATAGCATGGCGCTGTCAATTGCAAGAACTAAAAGACAGCAACCCTGTTCGACGTTATCAAGCCTTCTTTTTGAAAAATTACTTTGATACAACTATTGAAGAAAGCTTAACCTCTATTGTTTCCATGTTTAATTCTGAGCAACTATAA
- a CDS encoding mannose-1-phosphate guanylyltransferase has translation MNNNNYVVIMAGGIGSRFWPSSRKKKPKQFLDILGLGKTLLQLTFERFLDVCPVSNIFIVTNMEYKKIIQEQLPELTDQQILTEPSRNDTAPCITYAAMKIRTINPNANFVVAPSDHIILKEEEFIKKIKTGLDFVHQNKALLTLGIQPNNPNTGYGYIHFDPNSPSPIYKVHQFTEKPNLENAKKFVASGDYLWNAGIFIWNVNTVLDAIKEHANAVYEILNQGEKAWCTDQEQAFLNEYYPTTPSISIDYAIMEKANNIYTLPADIGWSDLGTWGSLHEQFNKDENNNAISSPTPDLIQAINTSNCMLRATKDKLVVVKDLENYIVVDEDNVLLIYPKNKEQEIKQVSKELAARFGADYL, from the coding sequence ATGAACAACAACAATTATGTAGTTATTATGGCAGGCGGAATAGGTAGCCGCTTTTGGCCTAGTAGCAGAAAAAAAAAGCCTAAACAGTTTTTAGATATTCTTGGTTTAGGTAAAACACTTTTACAATTAACATTTGAACGCTTTTTGGATGTTTGTCCCGTTAGTAATATTTTTATTGTTACCAACATGGAATACAAAAAAATCATTCAAGAGCAACTCCCCGAACTAACGGATCAACAAATTCTTACAGAACCATCTAGGAACGATACTGCTCCATGTATTACTTATGCAGCAATGAAAATTCGCACGATTAATCCCAATGCTAATTTTGTTGTTGCTCCTTCTGATCACATCATTCTTAAAGAGGAGGAATTTATAAAAAAAATAAAAACAGGACTAGATTTTGTCCATCAAAACAAAGCCTTATTAACCTTGGGGATTCAACCCAATAATCCTAACACGGGATACGGTTATATCCACTTTGATCCCAATAGCCCTTCCCCTATTTATAAGGTGCATCAATTTACAGAGAAACCCAATTTAGAAAATGCCAAAAAGTTTGTTGCAAGTGGAGATTATTTGTGGAATGCAGGTATTTTTATTTGGAACGTTAATACAGTCTTAGATGCGATAAAAGAACATGCAAACGCCGTTTATGAGATTCTTAATCAGGGCGAAAAAGCTTGGTGTACAGATCAAGAACAAGCGTTTCTAAATGAATATTACCCAACCACTCCTAGCATTTCTATTGATTATGCTATTATGGAAAAGGCCAATAATATTTACACCTTACCTGCTGACATTGGCTGGTCTGACCTAGGCACTTGGGGTTCTTTGCATGAACAGTTTAATAAAGATGAGAACAACAATGCAATTAGTAGCCCAACTCCAGATCTTATACAAGCCATTAATACCTCCAACTGTATGTTGCGTGCAACAAAAGACAAACTAGTTGTGGTAAAAGATCTAGAAAACTATATTGTAGTAGACGAAGATAATGTGCTTTTGATTTATCCTAAAAATAAGGAGCAGGAAATCAAACAAGTTTCAAAGGAGCTTGCAGCACGTTTTGGGGCAGATTATTTATAA
- the truA gene encoding tRNA pseudouridine(38-40) synthase TruA, whose product MRYFIELAYNGTRFSGYQEQPGELTIQSTIEKALGILLRVPTKIVGCGRTDSGVHALQYFAHFETDQVLTDDFTYRLNSLTGNDIVCYRVFLVEDEAHARFDAVSRSYQYVIDLVQNPFRQETAYYCRYGNRLDVEKMQLAAQLLLSYNDFTTFCKSKTDTKTNLCDLRHSEWTFYEKEQQLVYRVTANRFLRGMIRLIVGMCINVGKGNMDLEAVKLALDRTETLKNALSAPAQGLFLMDIKYDYV is encoded by the coding sequence ATGAGATATTTTATAGAATTGGCTTATAATGGAACACGATTTAGTGGTTATCAAGAACAACCTGGAGAACTAACAATCCAGTCAACAATTGAGAAGGCATTGGGTATTTTATTGCGAGTACCCACCAAAATAGTGGGATGTGGTCGCACGGATTCAGGAGTGCATGCCTTGCAATATTTTGCACATTTTGAAACCGATCAAGTATTAACAGATGATTTTACCTATCGCCTAAATAGTTTGACGGGAAATGATATTGTTTGTTATCGTGTATTTTTAGTAGAGGACGAGGCGCATGCTCGTTTTGATGCCGTCTCTCGCAGTTATCAGTATGTGATTGATTTGGTACAGAATCCTTTTCGTCAAGAAACGGCTTATTATTGTCGATATGGAAACCGCTTGGATGTAGAAAAAATGCAATTAGCGGCACAGCTCCTATTGTCTTATAATGATTTTACTACATTCTGTAAAAGTAAGACAGATACCAAAACGAATCTTTGCGATTTGCGACATTCGGAATGGACGTTTTATGAAAAGGAACAACAATTGGTTTATAGGGTTACAGCCAACCGATTCTTGAGAGGAATGATTCGATTAATTGTAGGAATGTGTATCAATGTCGGCAAAGGAAATATGGATTTGGAAGCCGTTAAATTGGCTTTGGATCGCACAGAAACGCTAAAAAACGCACTTTCTGCTCCTGCACAAGGACTTTTCTTAATGGATATTAAATATGATTATGTCTAG
- a CDS encoding heavy-metal-associated domain-containing protein has product MKTLKFKTNINCGNCIKSITPFLDEVTAIKNWSVDTEHSDKILTIEGEDTITTNLVIETVEDAGFDILALS; this is encoded by the coding sequence ATGAAAACATTAAAATTTAAGACCAATATTAATTGTGGCAATTGTATCAAAAGTATTACCCCGTTTTTGGATGAGGTAACAGCCATTAAAAACTGGTCGGTAGACACGGAACATTCAGATAAAATTTTGACAATAGAAGGAGAAGATACAATTACAACCAACTTGGTTATTGAGACGGTAGAAGATGCAGGTTTTGATATTCTAGCCTTGTCGTAA
- a CDS encoding Hsp20/alpha crystallin family protein translates to MSNYKFNTFGFNFDDLGKAVDDFMHNIKVNDIFGADASHTIPAVNSFEYPTYLELQVAAPGLKKEDFELHVENDTLTISARATDKELPEDVNVRRKEFNYLNFKRTFSLTDKFDHHKIKAKYEAGVLIVSIPKKSEEQKTKIKVDVL, encoded by the coding sequence ATGAGCAATTATAAGTTCAATACATTCGGTTTCAACTTTGACGATTTAGGAAAGGCGGTAGATGACTTTATGCACAATATAAAAGTCAACGATATTTTTGGCGCAGATGCAAGTCACACGATTCCTGCTGTTAATTCTTTTGAATATCCGACTTATTTAGAGTTGCAGGTTGCGGCTCCTGGGCTAAAAAAAGAAGATTTTGAGCTGCATGTAGAGAACGATACCCTTACTATTTCTGCTCGTGCAACAGATAAAGAGCTACCTGAAGATGTCAACGTTCGTAGAAAAGAGTTTAATTACTTGAACTTTAAACGGACTTTTTCTTTGACGGATAAATTTGACCATCATAAAATTAAAGCCAAATATGAAGCTGGGGTTTTGATCGTTTCAATACCCAAAAAGTCAGAAGAACAAAAAACAAAAATAAAAGTAGATGTTTTATAA